TATTTTTTTGGAAATTGTCCACTTTTGTCAATTTTTAGACACAATATATATGAACGACAAAATTGATTGATAAAACTCTAGTACAGCCTAAATGGTAGCCAGACAGATTAGGTTGGGAAGGAGGTGAAAAAACAGAAAGGATTGGTATTAATATGAAGCAGAGAAGTAGGGGTTTATTTGTAACGTTATGTGTCACCTCGTTAGTCGTTCTTGTATTATTCTTCTATAGCTGGCTAAATTTCTTGTCCGAAAGTGTGGTCAGCGCAAGTAGCGAGAAGAACGTTCTGCTTAAGATTATGCCGCAAGGCTGGTCGTTCTTTAGTAAGTCGCCACGTGATGATGAATTTGTTGTCCTTGATCCTGAAACACTGGAACTTGCTGTGCAATGGCCGAATGCATCAGCAGCGAACTTCTTTGGATTAAGCCGTTATGGCAGAGCACAAGGAATTGAGGCTGGAACACTCAGTTTCCAAGTGCCTCATGATCAGTGGCAAGTGTGTTCTGGGGATCTGAAAGGTTGTATGCAACAAGGTGAACGCACGGTAATTGAAGTAGTGAATAGCACACCTAACCCTAGTTTGTGTGCTAGTTATCTTCTTGTACAACGTAAACCTGTACCATGGGCATGGGCAAGCATTACCACACCTGAGGAACAACCATCGCAGTATGTGGAGGTGATTGTAAATTGCTCACGAGATTAAACGAGAAGCTCCTGAACTATGTGAGCAAGCACAGTCCATGGACAAACGTGTATGGATTCGCGCGAAGTCTGATTGCATTGGTTACGCTCACATTGTTCTTGTTCAATGACACATGGACAATATTTAGACCGATTGCTGGAGTTGCAGAGTTTCCGAATTGTTCGATATATCCGATCAGTGCCTTCTGTATACTACCGAGCGATTACTTGCCACTCACCAAGTGGATAGTCATTGTCTTGTTAGCTGTTATTGTTAGTGGATGGCGTCCAAGGTATACAGGAATTATTCACTGGTGGATTGCGTCCTCCTTACTAAATACTGGTTCAACATTGGATGGTGGAGAGCAGGTAGCAACAGTGATCACCTTACTACTCATCCCTATTACTCTGCTGGATAATCGAAAGTGGCACTGGCAAGCCCCTCAGTTTTCAAACTTACGGTGGGGACAGCATTCAAGTGTGATAGCATTTGTATTCTTATTCGCAATAAAGGTACAGATGTCAGTTATTTACTTTAATGCTGGTATTGCGAGGCTGAAAAATCCAGAATGGATAGACGGCTCAGCCGTGTATTATTACTTCACTAGTACCATGCTGGGTTTTAATGACACAGCGCTGTCGCTGTTTAAGCCCCTTCTTATATCACCATTTGTGTTTGTGATCACATGGGGAACGACGGTGGCAGAGTTGCTTCTGGCAGCAGCATTGTTGGCACCGATCAAACACTACAGGTGGTATTTTTGGATTGGTTTTCTGCTTCATGCATTAATTGCTGTATTCCTAGGACTGTGGACGTTCTCTATGATTATGATTGCTAGTCTAATCCTTTCTTTCAGAGACTATGACGATGTATTCCATTTCGAATGGCTGAAGAAGTTAGGGCAGAAAAGTAGGCGAGAACACAAACCACAGGAAGCTATGATTCTAGAAGTTGTACAAGCGACAGGTATCCAAACGACATCGGACGTCCAGTAGTTGGTGCGTAAAGCGGGTTTACGTTACTAAAACTCCTAAAGATGGTTGTTAAAAATTAAAATTTCAGGGAGATGAAGATTATGCAGGTAACAAGTATATTCAAGCGTTCAGTCGTGGTGACCCTTGTGTTTGCAATGTTGGCAATGATGATGATTTTAAAACCTGTTAGTGCCCAGGATTTACCTACGAACAAGACGGATTTTTCAGGTGAGGAGTTGTTTCGCGGGATTGTCTTCTTACAAGGGGATGTAGTTAATTACATTCCTGAATTGAAGAAATTGAAAGATTCTGTTCCTAATGCAGAACCGCAAGGTGAAGAGCTTGAGCTTATGGATTCTATTATTTTAGCGATTAATGAACTAGATGCGGCATATTTTAACAATTTGAAAAATGCTATCGATTCAAATAATCCAAATCAGATTAAGTCAGAACTTGATTACGGTGGCGAATTGTTAGTTAAGACAAACTTGCTTCCTTTAAGTGACCTTGCTTACAAAGATAATGGTGTTGGCGTAGGTCTCTGTGCTGTAGCTACAGTCTTTTCAGTCGCAATTGGTGCAGTTTCAATTGCTCTCGTAGCGGGTGTGGACACCTATGTAGTAGTTACTAGAGAATTTTGGTGGGGGAGTTCGGTTGCATCAATCAACGGAAACAGCATATCAGGCGAACGCCTTATTTCAAGTTTAGCTGTTAACCTTTAAAATCGGACACTTAAATTATTGAGAGTATAGTTTTATTGCTTCTTCGCTATACCTTGTGGATTTCCTTACAGTGATTTTGCATGGAGTGCGGGCGTGATTCATACAAAAGACCGAAGTCCTTGTGGCTTCACCCCTTCGTATGAATCATGCACGTAGAGGCTCCATGTCAAATCACTCTATCAAATGGTCAACATGCAATCTTGTCCGCAAAGATAAGCACTATGACTGGTATAATAAGCGATCGGCACAAATAAATATTAAACACTGCGCCACTCTGTTGTTGGTTGGGTGTGCTAAGAGAGATGCACAATCATCAGAACAAAGCACTTCTGATGGAAATAAGGAGCCACCAAGTGTAGGAAAGGCAATAGTATCTTTTTTAAAAGAAGTGCAGGCAACGGAAAGGTAGCCTTTGCTATGATTGCTGGTATAGTTAGATCAGTCTATCGTTAATTGATGCATTTGAAAGCAGGTGATCATCATGCAAGTTCTCATCTATGATGGGGAATGCTCTATGTGCAGTTCACTGATCCATAAAATGGTTACGAGTTGCCGGAACGATGCCTTGCGCATCACAGACTTCCATAGCACATGGACACAGGAACATGTGGAGTTGGATGAAAGTGTGGACAGCATGTACTATCTTAAGCATGGACGCACTTATTTATATTCTGACGCAGTAATCCGTGCCATTGCAGATACGAGGCGAGCATTTATCCCAATTTTGCTACTGCTAGTTATCCCACCCTTCATCCGAAATCCTGTCTATCGTATCGTGGCTAAGCATCGAAAAAAAATTGGGATAACGAAAACCTGTCCTTTACCTACACAGAATTTCAAACAGATGTACTTGCCATAATTCATTTGTCAATTGAATAGCTCTGCGTAACAAAAGATCTGAATAAATGTTAATTTCACCCATGCAGTCACTGAAATCGATTTTAATTAAATTTATGTTCAAGTCGATTACCTATCCTAAGTTAATAGGATAATCATACGCAAAAAGGCATAGTGATGAATCGCCTATGCATAAGGTTTATAGAGGTTTCGACTACACACTTATGTATGAGAGGAGGCGAATGATATGACGATAATGCCTGTTATAATGATGATCTTTGTATTTGTACCTACAATTGTACTCATGGTAAGCATGCCTTTTTTAACAAGAGAGACGATTAGTTTTGGAGTCACTGTCAGCGCTGTACAATTCCACAGTGAGCCTCTGCGCCAGATGCGGAAGTCATGTGCTAGGATTAGTGCCATCTTGCATACCATGCTATTCATTGTTTGTATCATCTGCCTAATATACGGTGATGAACATTCCAAGCAACAAAGTTGGATCATTGTCACTTATTCTCTCGCCATAGTCGTAATCTCCCTAGTCATAAACATTAGCTATCATTTCAAAATGAAAAGTTTACTACCTATGCTGCCGATTGCTCAGGAACCATCAATAATGGCAGAGGACACTGGTTTTTGGAAAAGAAACAGTGGCTTGTCTAATAATTGGTTCCTCATTCATGTTTTAATTATTGTTGTTAGTATTGTAACTGTGCTACTCAACTACGATCAGATTCCTGATCAGATTCCGATCCATTTCAACAGTAGTTGGAACGTAGACCGCTATGCAGCTAAATCTTATAGTCTTGTGCTTATTCCTACGATAATACAAGTGTTCATAACACTTTTGTTCATATTTGAGAAATGGAGTATTCGCAGAGTGAAGCAGCAGGTTCAACCCACTGATCCGAACCGTTCCATTAGACAAGACGTAACTTTCCGCCGTACTTGGTCATGTTTTATGATTACAGCAAGCTTCTTATTAGTTATCCTGTTTTCCGTCGTGCAACTAAACATGATATCTCTGCTTAACATCAATTTCGCTATCCCCATTATCCTAATCATAATAGCCTTTATCATGCTATACGGCTTCGCCTTATCGTTCTGGGCTGGTCAGGGCGGAAGCCGCTTGGAGCGATCTGCCGATTACTCCAATGTCAGACCTGTTCATGATGATGATAAATGGCTGTTAGGTATGATTTATTTCAATCGTAAGGATCCAAACCTAATCGTCGAGAAAAGGTTCGGAGTCGGCTGGGGATTAAATTTCGGTCACCCAGTAAGCTGGCTGATTTTGCTCGGAATTATTGTACTGTTAGTTGTGGTAACAAGGCTTAGAGGTTAGTACTCACCGGAGTATTCTAGTGTTGCGAGAAAATAAAGTGTTAGACTGACATCCTTGAATATTGCTGTAATTACTTTCGATAAAGTTGTCAGCTATCGGGAATTAAGTATTAGACTGAACTTAAAAATCGAAACAGCGACAGCCAAGGACGAGAAAATAAAGTCCTAGACTGTCGCTGTGTTATTGAACTAACGTGCTTCGTTAGTTCAAAGAACAGTTCATCAACAAATTATCACTTCACTCTTTCGGAAATGTTTTTACTTATTTCTTCAGGATTTTCAACACCAATGATCAACTTTGATATTTTGAACTTACCAACTTTAACGCTATTCAAATCTAAATGAAGAGTTTTAAGCTCATTTTCAAAAATGTGCAGTTGATAACCACCATTTGCTCTAAATAACCCATTTCTCATTCCTCCTAATAAAGCACCATATAGTTTAAAAGCATTTGGTATCGGTCTACCTGTTGTTATTCCCTTAATTGAAGAGTATGGAATTTGCAACCCTTTATCTAATTTTAAAAAGGGTGAGTTTCCAAAGTCGATATTTACGTAGGTATCCATTAGTTGAATTTTACGTTCCATATTTTGATTCCCCCATTTTCAAATAATCAATTTATTTCATAATCCATAATCACATATAATACCATAAATACCTCTTTTATTCATGGAAGTCTAAACTGCCCGTTAGCTTAATGACTCATCATTAGTCTAATACTATATTTTCTACAATTTAATTTACTGAGTGTAACACTTTATTTTTCAATCTAGAACTTTATTTTCTTTTGACATCAAGCGTTCAACAAATAAATATATTTTCGCTTCCAAATTAGACGCCATCCACATTAAGATTCTGTATATAGCCTTTCATTTTCTTCTTAGCTCGTTGAATTCTTTTTGTAACAGCAGCAACAGTATCATTAAAAGCATCAGCAATCTCCCTGCTCGTATAACTCCAAATCACATTCAATATTAAATACTGTCGCTCAATTATAGATAACTTATATAGCAATTCCTGCAATTCATCGTGGAATATATCAGCGGATAGACTGACAGTGATATTCATAGTGTCATACCCTATATAAGTACCACTCTCGGTACCTATCGTTACTGCAATCTCCTTTAATGCGGAATCTAGATTTGCTTGTTTGTTTTTCTTTTTTACATATTGACTGATGATGTTCTTCAGCATTTTCACTGCATAAGCTGCTGGATTGTCTGGCATTCTCAGAGATCTTGCTTGATACAGTGCATAAATCCAATCTTGAAAAGCATCTTCAGCATCATAAACACATTGTAGCTTCCACACAATAAAAGGGTAATAAATTACTCTTAACATTTGATAAAGTTCCGACAACTCTGTCTCTAATAGCTGCTCATTGAACATCTTTATAAGTAACTGATCTACTGACTCTTTTATGTCTATCTCTCTGTTCTTTTCAGCCATTTAATTATGTCCCCCCCTATTTAATAGAATATTAAACACTGTATATAGTGTAAAAATATTCTTGTATAACAAGATAATAACACATTATCCCAAATGTTACTTTAAATTTAAGCGTTTTTATAAATCCAAAGCTTTACTGGGCTTGGGTTTTTAGAATATAAAAAAGGAGTACCTCCCCAAATCTCGAAGTGTTTAGTACCCCTACCAGACACTTATGAGAAGAAAGGAGCATCTCTCAATGTACACTATTCAACAAGAAAGCCTGTTTTCCTTGCAAGACTTATTGGAAATGTCATCCAAAGATGGCTATCTCTTTGAGACGTTAGATATTAATCCTTTCTTACGTGTCGTATCGAAGAAAGCCTTTCTAGGGGCGCCGACTCAGCTCAATTATGCTGCTATGCTTCACTCGCTGTTCATTCGGATCGTCGAACGTATCCCGACGATTAAAGATCTAAGAAATCGCTTGAAATAGAAGTATTGAATTCAGTATGGACTGTGGCTTTACCGGTTCCGATCGGATTCCAAGTGAATCTTCATATACACGGTTAATCCAAAAGCTTCAAAAGTCCCAAATTTTTCAGCAGTCACATGAAAAATTAGTTCAACAGGCCTTTCAAGAAGGGTTTATTGATGCATCCGAGATCGCTATGGATGCCACTCATGTTGAAGCTAGAGATCGCCAGCCAGAGAAGAAAGACGATCCCGACCCATTAGCAACTGAACTTCCCAAGAAAAAACGTGGCCGAAAATCCAAGGATGAGCGAGAGCAATGGTTAAGAGAACAATTAGAACTTGAAGAGAATCGTCCCCTGTTCGACAAAAAGGTAGAAGCACAATTGTGTTACTCGTATGAAGAGTTGGTGAAGGAAATCCCACTGAACCCAACCTGGGGTGTAAAGAAGAATTCCAAAGGAAAAAATGTATTCTGGTATGGCTTTAAAGCACATCTTCTCGTCGATTGTAAAAAGCAATATATCCTTACAGCATTACTTTCTTCTGGTAACATTAATGATGGCAAGATGGCGATCCCCTTACTTAAAGGACTGGCCGAAAGGCACCCTGACTTACCTGTTTCTCACGTGCTCGCGGATGCAGGTTATGATTTAGTACCCATTTACAAGCAAGTTCAGGGAATGGGAGCTAGAGCGCTCATTGATTACAACCGTCGTAACGAAGAACCGGATCCCGATGCGGACAAGTACTTTCGTCCAATCTGTAAAGAGGGTCATTCTTACCGATATGATAGTTTTGACTCAACATATGAAACCATAAAATACACGCAGCCCAAAGAGTGCAAGGAGTGTCCCTTTAACGATGGACAATGCCAGAAGGTATTCAAGAAAAAAGTCGAAGATCATCCAAGAAGATACACCGTCCCTGCTCGAGGAAGTGATAGTTACTATGAACAATATAAAAAAAGAACGGCTGTAGAACGTGTGAATGCTTATTTGAAGGAATACTTTCAACTGAACAACATTCGTCATCGCGGTGCATTGGCTAAAGTCGATTTTGAACTAGCTTGTCTGACGTACAACGCTTGTAAACTTACCATTGACCGCTTGAACCAAAGTATTAAAGCGAATAAATTAACGGCGTAGCTCCTAATTTTAAAAATGATGGCGTAAATATTGGGTTAATCTGATTAGTGAGAGAACGATTTATGAAATTGATTCATTCATAAATGTATTCAGTTCAGTTTCAATCCACTGGCAGCATAGGGAGCGACCTTTCTTCATTATTTTTCCCCCTTGGTTGTCGTGTTTCAATCCACACTCCCGCATAGGGAGCGACTCGTTATGTTTGGTTCTCTTCTGCTTTTGCCATATTTCAATCCACGCTCCCGTGTAGGGAGCGACAAGAAATGCGTCAGATTTTTAAGATACTACAAGAATTTCAATCCACGCTCCCGCATAGGGAGCGACAATAATGGCACTCTACGTTCTTCATCTCTATTGGAATTTCAATCCACGCTCCCGCGTAGGGAGCGACTAGGAAAATAACCCCGACTGCCGCAACCTTATTATTTCAATCCACGCTCCCGCGTAGGGAGCGACGTTTAAGGCCTCCCAGATCTTAAACTGTACTATGATTTCAATCCACGCTCCCGCACGGGGAGCGACAGCACCCCGAAAGGGTGCTTGCTACGTAAGGGCTGCAAGGTCCAAAAGTGCGATCCTCTATCACAGTTACTTTCCTGACGGCCTTTCTGATCAAGATATCTTAAAAATCCTTATCACGCAAGAGGTGCGAACCTTCCAGCGATTTCATGTGAGCTTGGGGTTCGAACTTTTCTCCAGAATTACTGTTCTTTTCGTTCTACACAGAATCTTTCCACGTCTAAACTACATCGATAATGTTTACACCATTAACTTATTTTAACGCCACAGATGGATTACACAATATCCTTACTTTCAATATTTCTAATAGACAGATAGGCTATTAGAATCCCAATCAGCCCAAATGAAATGGGAACCGCTATAATCGAACTGATATTGAATCCATTCAAATTCTGTGTGTTTAATGCAACGACTAATATAGAAGATACGATGGTTATGGGTACTGATTTCTTACGCATACCGAAGTATAAACAAATGAGGCTAAATCCAGTCGCGGCAACAGCTTGAACAATGATACTGATCCCCTGCTCGATTAGAAGATCTGTAGGAACCATCCCTGGTTTGAAATGAAAGAACGAGTTCATTGCTAAATATCCAAGTACTACGATCACATTTGAAATCATAATGGTTATAAAAGTAAGCCCACTAACAATCAACAATTTGGAGAACATTAATTTCTTACGGCTGATCGGATATGTGAATAAAAGTGATATGGTCTTGCTGTTATATTCATTAATGATCATCTTAGCAATGAGAACCCCTGCAAATATAGCAAAGGTGGCTCTGACAAATAACCCTGCTGAGCTGATCGCTTCTGCATAGTCTGCAAATCCAGACTCATCATCTGTATACTCTATAAGCCACATGAGGAATATGATCACCACAGTGGCAATCGCCGCCCCTTTATAATACCATCCCAATTTATTCTTTTTGAGCTCAAGTTTCATTAGATTAAGCATATTTCTCAACTCCATCTATTTGATCTATGAAATATTCTTCTAAGGATACGCTCTTCTTGTTGATGGATTCGATAGCTACATCCCCTAATATTAATGCTTTGGATATATCCGATTGGGATAGGGAGGACTCATAAATACGGATAACAAAATCACTCATCACTTTGAAGTTGTTAATTTGAAGTCTATTCTCCAAGATGGAAGCAGCCTTCTTCAGATCAGGTGTCTCAAGCTCAATATACGCCGTATTCTTTCCTCTAAGGTTGTCTATTGATATCTCCTGAATAAATCGCCCTTCCTTAATAATTCCAACGGTGTCGGCTATGAGTTCGATCTCCCCCAATAGGTGACTAGATATGAGCAAAGTCATCCTATATTCTTTACTCAACATACTAAATATATCTCTCATTTCTTTCATTCCGACAGGGTCTAGGCCATTGATGGGCTCATCAAGAATCAACAAATCCGGTTTCGTTGTAATGGCTCTTGCAATCCCAAGACGTTGCTTCATCCCTAAAGAGAAATTTTTAACTGCTTTACCTTCAACACCTACGAGATTTACGATTTCCAGTGCTTCCTTAATCGCCTTCTTATTGTAAAATCCCATATACTCACAATGAAGTTCTAAATTGTCCATCGCCGTTAATTTATCATAAAATATAGGATACTCAATAATACTGCCTATTCGCTTAAGATAATCTTTAGATGAATGATTTATCTTCTCACCAAACATTTCTATTTCACCATGAGTTGGCTTTACTAAATTAAGCAGCATCTTCATAATGGTTGTTTTACCTGCCCCATTGGGTCCAAGAAATCCGTATATTTGCCCTTGCTCAATGCTCATACTCACATCAGATACAACTTCTTTTTCTTGAAAAACTTTCGTTAAATGGTTCGTTCTTACGATAACGCTCATAATGTTGAGCTCCTTTATTTAAGATTAACTTTAGTTTAGGCGAAAACATTTTCTTTTTTATTTCTTAATTCTTAAGAAAATCTTACGAATGCTTAACACATGATTAACGCGTTTGAACAACCTCTAATATGTAGCTCTTGGAAGTTGCACTGTAAAGACCGTTTTCTTATATGGTTTGCTATGAAGATGGATTTCCCCACCTAATTGTTCAACCAATCTTTTCGTTATCGTGAGACCGAGTCCGCTTCCCTGAAAAGATTTATTCCTAGAATCTTCGAGTGTATACATTCTTTCAAAGATAAGATCATGATGTTGCTCGTTAATTCCCTTCCCCTGATCCCACACATCAATATATACATAAGTTTCGTCACTTCTTAACGTGATACCAATGACCTTACCATCTGCTCCATATCGGATCGCATTGTCCATTAAATTATTCAATATTCGCTCTAAAGCTTCTTCATTAGCATACGCATATATCAGCGCTTCTGGTATTACAATAGCCGCTTCTAGATTCCTTGAATGGATTAGATCATAGAATGACAGAATACTATTCTTACAAACCGTATTCATATTTACACGTGTTAAAGCAAAGTCCTTATCACCAGATTCTAATTTGGCCAAGTCAAAAAATTTGTTGATTAACTTTACAATCTCTTCCGATTTTTGATGAACAAGTATTAATAAACGTTCCCGCTCTCCATCGTCAAGATTAGGATCATGTAGAATCGTCTCAATCGTTCCAAGAACGACAGTCAAGGGTGTTTTTAGATCATGAGATACATTAGCTAACATTCTTCTCATCACTAACTCAGTTCTTGTGAAATGAGCTGTTAATTCCTGATTTGAATCAAGTAATGAATTAATAGCTGTAAGTAATAATTGCATGGCTGGATCATATGTAATTCTTAGCAGCTTCTCAGAAGATTTCTGCTCCAAGATATGGTTGATCGTAGTGTAGCTATATTTCAAATCAGCCGTTCTTCTCTTCGCCGACATGTACTGAAAGACAATGATTATAATCAAAAGAATAATAATACCAATCCAAAGAATAGTCACATCAGAACTCTCCTAATCGATAACCGATTCCCCACAGGGTTTTAATATATTTGGGCTCAGAGGGAGTATCTTCAATCTTCTCTCTCAATCTACTCATATGGACATTGATGATATTCTCATCTCCGTGATAGGGTTCATCCCATATCGTTTGGTAAATATGCTCTTTGGTAAATACCTTCTTGGGGTTAGTCAAGAATAGCTTAAGTATTTGTAACTCCTTCGAAGTTAACTTTACTTCTTTCCCGTTCTTGCTAATGGTTAAGTTGTCGAGATCCAACTCTATCTCGTGAATCGTAACTATGTTCGCTCTATGATCTGCAGGGACATTGGCATAATAACTTACTCTCCTGAGAGCCGCTTTCACTCTAGCAGAAAGTTCAATCATAGAGAATGGCTTGGCAATGTAGTCGTCTGCCCCAAAACCAAGACCTAGCGCTTTGTCCACTTCACCATCCTTAGCAGATACGATCAGAATCGGAATCAAACTCTTCTCTCTGATTAGTCTTAAGAAATCCATACCACTTAGCTTCGGAATCATCAGGTCTAGAAGAATCAAATCGAATGGTTCTTGAGCAAATATTCGTAACGCTTCTTCTCCATCCTTCGCGTGGACGACAGAGAATCCTTCTTTCTCCAAGTAATTCACTACCATCTCACCGATGGCAGGTTCATCTTCTACGAGTAATATTGTTGCTGACATCTTGTCTCTTCACCCACCCATCTTGTTGTTATATCCATGATTGTATCTTAATTTGTTTACAATATCATCCTAATCATTCTCATCAACTTGCTATGCCATCTGCATGGATGAATAATCTATTTACTAGGGATAAGCAGGCATTTATGATTAATGCAATAGGAGTGTGAGGATCGACATGAAGAAAACGTTCATCATTACAGTAGCTTCAATTATGACTTTAGTAGCCATTACAATATGGTTCTTCGTTAACCAAGAGCAGCCTATCTACACTTTCGAAGCAGAAAACGGTATCCTGCAAGGAGTTACTACAAGTCAAGAGGTCACTGGATTCTCTGGAAGCGGATACGTGACAGGGTTTGATCAATCTGAGAATTCTTTATCTATGACTATCACAGCACCCAAAGAAGATATGTATCAATTATGGACTGGATATAACGGACCGCATGGGAATAAAAACAGCAGATTGATGCTAAACGATCAGCCGTTTGGTGAAGTGAAATTCCCTCCTACCTTAACCTTCTCCGAGATTAACTACGGTAGAGTGAAATTAAATAAAGGAGCTAACCAGCTCAAATTCACAATGGGCTGGGGATGGTACGATATTGATTATGTCAAAATCCAAAGCGCTCCCTCCAGAGAGGATCATCAAATAGAGAATACGTTAGTTAGCCCTAACGCCTCAGAGGAAGCACTTAGTTTACATCGGTTTTTAGTGGATCAATATGGTGAATCCATTTTATCGGGACAACAAACACTCCTCCATGCGTTAGAGATCCAAGAAAAGTACGGTAAACTTCCTGCTATGGTTGGATTCGATCTGATTGAATACTCACCCACTCGCGTTCAGCGCGGATCGGATTCGAAGGAAGTCGAGAATATATTTCAGTGGCACGATCTTGGGGGGATAACGACTCTTGCTTGGCACTGGAATGCTCCTACAGATCTGATCGACACCGATGAACAGCCTTGGTATAGAGGCTTCTATACTGAAGGAACCACATTCGATATTGAGAAGGCACTAGCTAACCCAGATTCAGAACAATATCAGCTTCTTCTTAGTGACATAGATGCCATTGCGAAGCAACTTAAGCGTCTACAGGATGCCCATATTCCAGTTCTTTGGAGACCCCTACATGAGGCAGAGGGTGAATGGTTCTGGTGGGGGGCGAAAGGTCCAGAACCGGCCAAGAAACTGTATCGTCTACTATATGACCGTTTGACCAACGTCCATCACATCAATAACTTAATCTGGATCTGGAATTCAGAATCACCTGAATGGTATCCAGGAGATGATGTAGTGGATATTGTGAGTGTTGATTCCTATCCACCCGCTGGTGATTACAGTCCCATCGATAATCGCTACGATAATCTCGTAGAGCTTGTCCAGGATCGTAAGCTTGTAGCCTTAACGGAGAATGGCCCCATCCCCGATCCAGATCTCCTTCAGGACTATCAGACTCATTGGAGCTGGTTCTGTACATGGGGTGAACACTTCATTCAAGATGGCTTACAGAACAGCCAAGAGCATATCCAGCAAATCTATGATCATCCCTATGTTCTCACTTTGGATGAACTCCCAGAT
The nucleotide sequence above comes from Paenibacillus sp. IHBB 10380. Encoded proteins:
- a CDS encoding glycosyl hydrolase — protein: MKKTFIITVASIMTLVAITIWFFVNQEQPIYTFEAENGILQGVTTSQEVTGFSGSGYVTGFDQSENSLSMTITAPKEDMYQLWTGYNGPHGNKNSRLMLNDQPFGEVKFPPTLTFSEINYGRVKLNKGANQLKFTMGWGWYDIDYVKIQSAPSREDHQIENTLVSPNASEEALSLHRFLVDQYGESILSGQQTLLHALEIQEKYGKLPAMVGFDLIEYSPTRVQRGSDSKEVENIFQWHDLGGITTLAWHWNAPTDLIDTDEQPWYRGFYTEGTTFDIEKALANPDSEQYQLLLSDIDAIAKQLKRLQDAHIPVLWRPLHEAEGEWFWWGAKGPEPAKKLYRLLYDRLTNVHHINNLIWIWNSESPEWYPGDDVVDIVSVDSYPPAGDYSPIDNRYDNLVELVQDRKLVALTENGPIPDPDLLQDYQTHWSWFCTWGEHFIQDGLQNSQEHIQQIYDHPYVLTLDELPDWKTSRFP
- a CDS encoding response regulator transcription factor encodes the protein MSATILLVEDEPAIGEMVVNYLEKEGFSVVHAKDGEEALRIFAQEPFDLILLDLMIPKLSGMDFLRLIREKSLIPILIVSAKDGEVDKALGLGFGADDYIAKPFSMIELSARVKAALRRVSYYANVPADHRANIVTIHEIELDLDNLTISKNGKEVKLTSKELQILKLFLTNPKKVFTKEHIYQTIWDEPYHGDENIINVHMSRLREKIEDTPSEPKYIKTLWGIGYRLGEF